In Rhizoctonia solani chromosome 6, complete sequence, the sequence GGCTCCGAACGAAAGATTTCCCCCCTCGACGTCACCACATGACGTAGCGGAATCCCAACCTCAGCCGTCTAGACCACCCCCTGTGGTTGTACCAGGATCTGGATCTGGATCATCTTCTACCAACTCGGGCTCATCCACGGAGACTGTGTCATCTGCTCCAAAGCCCGAGGATATCCCTGCACCTACAACATCTGATGCTTACATCCATCCACCACAATCACACGTGCCGCCTGGTTCCCAAAGGACACATACCAACCACGACACCGTCCGATATATCAAATCAAAACTCGATGCAAACGAAGAGCTTCAATGTGTCGTTCTCAATTACCGTAAAGACGGAACACCATTCTGGAACTGGTTAAGTGTCGTGCCAGTCCGCGAGGGGGAAAGGTTTAGGTGAGTTGCACAATAAAGGTTTGACAGCAGGGTTTAACTGGGACAAAGGTGGCATGTTGGAATCATGGTCGATCTCGTACAGCAGCCACAACAAATCATGCGAGCTATGCAGGCCGGATACTATATTCGCACCCAACCGTGAACGGCATCGGCGCTTTCGGCTCCGAGCGAACGAAACCCGACCTCTCGGTGCCGCTGCTTGCTATTTGTCAAGATTTTACCAACCCCCTAAATCCTCCCTCACTTCAAACTTTAGCTGTCAACTCAAAAGCGGGAATAGCCGAGGGGTTCCATCTGCGAATCCACGTGTGCGCAAATTCGCTGTACTCCTAGACACCATCACGGCAATCTCTGCTTCCCTGTATAGTATTGCCCTTACACTCACTTGCTATCTATCTACTATCTACCCTCTGTTTCATTCTAATAAGTGTATACTAGTTCGTTGTGCCGTTATGCCATGTTGTATCATTATGAGTCTATGTAGAGTGCTGGTGGCTTCATTAGATAAAATGCAGTTGGCGTTCGTTGTCAACGTCAACGCCTCACCGACGATCTAGCTTCTAACGCACCGTCCATTTACCTTGATTTTCGCGCCGAGCAAACGCTGCGTTGGTCATCGAATTTATTCGTGATCGTAGATGGGGTTTAATCCGCGGCTTGAAGCTGCTGTAAATGGGGGAAATGGCAAGAAAAGATCAGGACGCGGGCCCAGGAGCatcatgtatgcatatagcTAGCTGTTCCCAGAAGATCGATGCGAGTAGGGCGACGCGGGCTATATGAACAGGTGTGGTGGTCAAGCCCTAGTATGTGGGGTAGTAGGCGGTCGTTTTTCTACGGGAACAATGCGTTTTTACGAACAAGAAAGCGCCGTCCAGGGGATGGGAGACATGGATAATACGTAGCATGAAAAGACTAGACAAAAAGTACGGGTTTAATTGAAATATCCTGAATATTGTCCTCCGAATATGCAACTTGATTCGACTAGTCTTTGATGTATGAGTCAAATCTTTTAACCGTATAATCACAAAGAGATCTACAATGGTGGGCCCTTTTGATCGAAAAACGGGTATTGGTATCTCGGACATTGAAACTTAATGACTAATTTATGTAAGGAAAACCACCACGTTCGTCCCGTACAGACCTTTCTCGTTTGTGAAAATGCATTATTCCAATCAAAAATAGCTCCTTTACTGCCCAACATACTAGTCTTTGTACACTACATTCGTCCGCATAACATGGAAGCAATTATATGCATAGACGATGCTCAATTGAACCTTCTCGTCACCCTTCCTTGGTACTTTCCCCATTTGAAACACCCTCTGGCCATGGATAGAATCCCTTCCAAAAACGTAGTCAACTGTGCATTTTCCCAAACTTGAATATGATAATCGTGTATTAGCATAAACTGTATCACAATTGAGTACCCTTGATCATCAGAGCTGTCGCCTTCATCCACCTCATCGTCGTTATCGCCTTATGGGTTATTTTTCTATTCAGGCCTTTCCTCAACGTCGATGGAAGGGCATGACAGCTGGGATGACTCTCTTGCGGCCCCCTCAAGTGTCCCACGGCTTTCCATCAGCACACCTGCGACAGCAAATGATTTATAGGCTACATTGTATCACTACATCCTCTTTTAGAACAGTTGGTACGTACTGTAGTATCAGTAGCCCTTTACGATTTCAGTTTGAAGTTTGCGTAGTGTCATTTCAGTCTCCTCAGCTTAATTTGATTGAGAGAACTAAACACAAGCGACCCTGGCGGTTCACCTCTAGTAGACCATATGATCATCTCTTGAGGCAGCCGGGATTGTCCGTACCATTTGCTCCGGAACTGAGTCCATAGTTATAATCGTgggtatatgtgatgcatcAGGGGGCTTCATTGGCAAGAAGCCTACCCCTGTCAAGGCCTGGTTCGAAAGCCTGGGCGAACTGTGGCTTGGGTAAAACTAGACCATCGGCCCAGGGGTACCGGAACTGACTATAGATGCTTGGCTACTACATCGGTAGCCCATCTCCGTATACTATGTCGGAGGCAAGTGAAATAGGCTTCCGAATCAATAACAAGAAAATAAATATACGGAAGTGTTACGGAAAGGTTGGTCCAGCCTATCCAGGCACAAAACAAATATAATCTCTTGCAGGGGTGCGTAGTGCAAGGGGTTATTGCATCTGATTTGCAGTGACTCCTAGAAAAAATCCTAGAGGGCGAAGGGTGCTCCTCTCAAAGGACTTGTATAATATATGACCAGCTCTAACTTTTTCAGTTTTTGTCAGTGGCACGGTATTTTGTTGGTCTCATGAATATCTACAACCTTGATTTTTGTAGTTGCATATAATTTTTACCATATATGCGGTCAACATAAAAACAGGCTATCCTGCCTCCATCACTATCTTGCAAATCTCAAAGTTCAGATAAGCTCCACCTGGCTGAGGGGTATATATCCCAATGAAACATAAAAATATCACAGTTGAAATGTGCAATTTAGATATGATGTGTCCCAGAACTTGGAATGTGCCAGGGGTTTGGGCCATCCAGACCAAGGTACAAGGTCTGGGTGGCCCAAACCCCGGCACAGACAAGCTTGGGGGTCCAGGGGTCTCCCCTGGTTGAGCCCTAGCCAAGCATAGGCAAGGTGTGCACTGGTTGCTGCAGGCGGCATCTGCGTGTCAACTCAAACCATGTACCATCCACCATTTCCATAGGGTCCAGGACCTCCTGGCCGTTGGAGACGCCTGCCCCGGCAAGGGGCatatatttggcaagtataTCTACTCACAAAACTAATACTACTACAGTTTGAGTAAGACTGTGTTTATGGATACGTTAGAAGATATTCAATCCAATGATAATTGACATGCAAGTATATTTGTTGATAATAATGGCTTGCATTTGACTCAGTCAACTTGTTGTGTTTCTCTATCCTGTCTAAGGATCAACCCAAGAAAATGAAAAATCTGTTGTCTTCTCAGATTGGTCAGACCCCCTTAGGACAACTTGCATATGCATTTGTTGTAGTTATCCAACCCTAAACAACCATAATTGGATGGACCCCAAAGACCCCTGGATTTAAacattgtcataaacagaggaaaatagaactagccggaattgaaccagcttgaccactaagccatagagccctattattcctctgctgacaacccatgattacacctgctaccccccaaatttgggcttgggccagcatgcaaccacttgtactggtcatgtgaccgtgtccaggacaaacATGGTCCTCTGAGTCTGGATGTGTTGCTTTCAACTACCACACTTACTATGGCAAGTGTTTTTTATATCTGATTGGATCCATGTTTACTTTTGTTTTCACAGTCTAAGCACAAGGAGCATTCCACTCCACAGAGTCCTtgttgtatgccaactgtaaggttgggtacacgctagtgggcaggcgcttgtggccgtactactacactggcttatgtaatctaactaattaaggctatactactagcgcgTATGgcgctctactactaactactggtgttgagggggcctgaggcctgggaggtgtggtaggtgaatAAAGTGGGGTAAGCGTGGGAACTACTaaggggccagctacttagctggctgaataccttctctaatgggtaagagatgaggtaaaattgacttggggtttccaagcaatttccctgctgtatatatagataaaaCTACCaattacatgtggtctgtgcacgtgtgaaaaagaagactacatgtgaaaagagaagcgcgctgcaggctgcgcagaagcgtggatttctcctaagcgcccttggcacggcatcttggcgcggcatctcagcgtaataagcaccaagatcacgtgattgaaaaacatgagataaggtgtcatgaccttcatcgGCATGACAcatttttctactattttctatcttttttctgagacagtttccttttttggtatatatttatgactcatcaagatcacgtgacatatttgatatatgatgtgaaattgtaaatgactcactatttagtactgttgtttttgatgtggcttctctcatgtatttaaaccaggtcaagtcgctgctaaacagcaagacttgacctctttgtcaattcatcctaagcttacccttacccattgcccaggcccctagttggccataagtgcacctta encodes:
- a CDS encoding White collar 1 protein, whose protein sequence is MSRLRATAQRQFAPRFDALGILAKAVMRPQPVIHLGPIDHTASCVIVDLDLPDRPLVWASDSFCQMSGYALEDIRGRNPRFMQAPGGHVLSSPNSDSSDEDDAQSGPAPNERFPPSTSPHDVAESQPQPSRPPPVVVPGSGSGSSSTNSGSSTETVSSAPKPEDIPAPTTSDAYIHPPQSHVPPGSQRTHTNHDTVRYIKSKLDANEELQCVVLNYRKDGTPFWNWLSVVPVREGERFRWHVGIMVDLVQQPQQIMRAMQAGYYIRTQP